A genomic segment from Candidatus Eisenbacteria bacterium encodes:
- a CDS encoding polyprenol monophosphomannose synthase, with translation MAPSSDAKTIVVIPTYNERENIRKLLPEILAIGETIEVLVVDDNSPDGTGAVVKELAAKNPRVHLRERPGKMGLGSAYVKGFREALDLGARLVVEMDADLSHDPKYLPDFLQLARTADVVIGSRYVRGVNVINWPMSRLILSYGANVYTRIITGMPIRDATGGFKCFRSEVLEAIDFESARSDGYSFQIEINFRCWKKGFLIREIPIVFVDRHSGTSKMSKRIIWEAVWMVWRLRFGSLFRVGRKG, from the coding sequence ATGGCGCCTAGTTCGGACGCGAAGACAATCGTCGTGATTCCGACATACAACGAGAGGGAGAACATCCGAAAGCTCCTTCCGGAGATCCTCGCGATCGGCGAAACGATCGAGGTCCTCGTGGTGGACGACAACTCCCCCGACGGGACCGGCGCCGTCGTGAAAGAGCTCGCTGCGAAAAACCCGAGGGTCCACCTTCGCGAGCGTCCGGGGAAGATGGGGCTCGGCTCCGCGTACGTGAAGGGGTTCCGCGAGGCGCTCGATCTGGGCGCGCGGCTCGTGGTCGAAATGGACGCCGACCTCTCGCACGATCCCAAGTATCTCCCCGACTTCCTCCAGCTCGCGCGGACGGCGGACGTCGTGATTGGATCGCGCTACGTGCGGGGCGTGAACGTGATCAACTGGCCGATGTCGCGGCTCATCCTTTCGTACGGGGCGAATGTCTACACGCGGATCATCACGGGGATGCCGATTCGAGACGCGACCGGCGGTTTCAAGTGCTTCCGGAGTGAAGTTCTCGAGGCGATCGATTTCGAATCGGCGCGATCCGACGGCTATTCGTTCCAGATCGAGATCAACTTCCGGTGCTGGAAGAAGGGCTTCCTCATTCGGGAGATCCCGATCGTGTTCGTCGATCGCCATTCCGGGACCTCGAAGATGTCCAAGCGAATCATCTGGGAAGCGGTCTGGATGGTCTGGCGTCTTCGTTTCGGGAGTCTCTTCCGTGTCGGGAGAAAAGGATGA